From the Pseudarthrobacter sp. MM222 genome, one window contains:
- a CDS encoding dipeptide/oligopeptide/nickel ABC transporter permease/ATP-binding protein, translated as MIPNKLFASPASVAGVIWLAMLVAASLTAPLWLPFKTEDQDFTAVLSGPTAAHWLGTDELGRDLLSRIFASAAGTLGTSLITVIVGVGLGTLLAMLAAATGERVEAVISRVTEIMMSLPGTVIILAVIGAVGTNIPLIMAILGVLISAGIYRVMLGQAKSLQSQLYVDAARVDGVGTAGISLRHVLPGLTNTIVVQSALIFAVGMLIQAGLAFIGFGPPIPQPSWGGMIQGASQHVYDAPWLMVPTGAVLALTVLAANAIGNALGKSPNATASHLPSSAARRRRTKSVKTAVPAIAAAAPATEDAAAKDTLSVRNLAVGVDNGPRLVTDVSFDVEPGTVLGLVGESGCGKTMTALSLLGLLPSGVSVTGGQIRWNGKNLAAASDREMEGIRGREIALISQEPMRALDPMFTVGYQLTAAVRRLRRRGRAEAKAEALSLLEKVGIVDAARILNTYPHQISGGMAQRVAIALALSGRPRLLVADEPTTALDVTVQAEILSLLRSLVKDTGMSVVMVTHDLGVVADLCDQVAVMYAGQVVESGRTNSILDNPRHPYTLALLAADPHANDASDMPERLATINGQVPQPQDWPSTCRFAARCQFAGSACLVPIPLLPSGTGDGVVRCVKADELAVEGLDWVATDVPSHHVLNLVDARTGDTGTAAAGTVELEPRTVEKDHA; from the coding sequence ATGATCCCCAACAAGCTGTTCGCCTCTCCGGCAAGCGTCGCCGGGGTGATCTGGCTGGCCATGCTCGTAGCCGCCTCCCTGACCGCACCGCTGTGGCTGCCCTTCAAAACGGAGGACCAGGATTTCACCGCCGTCCTGTCCGGACCCACCGCGGCGCACTGGCTCGGCACCGACGAGCTGGGACGGGACCTCCTAAGCCGCATCTTCGCTTCCGCCGCCGGGACGTTGGGGACGTCCCTGATCACGGTGATTGTCGGCGTCGGGCTCGGCACCCTCCTGGCAATGCTGGCGGCCGCCACGGGTGAGCGCGTGGAAGCCGTCATCAGCCGCGTCACCGAAATCATGATGTCCCTGCCCGGCACGGTGATCATCCTGGCCGTCATCGGGGCCGTGGGAACGAACATCCCGCTGATCATGGCCATCCTGGGCGTGCTGATCTCGGCGGGCATCTACCGGGTCATGCTCGGCCAGGCAAAGTCCCTGCAGTCCCAGCTCTACGTGGACGCAGCCAGGGTGGACGGCGTCGGCACGGCCGGCATCAGCCTCCGCCACGTGCTGCCCGGCCTCACGAACACGATTGTGGTCCAGTCTGCACTGATCTTCGCCGTCGGCATGCTCATCCAGGCCGGCCTGGCCTTCATCGGCTTCGGCCCGCCCATTCCGCAACCCAGTTGGGGCGGCATGATTCAGGGTGCCTCCCAGCACGTTTATGACGCCCCCTGGCTCATGGTCCCAACTGGTGCCGTGCTGGCGCTGACGGTCCTGGCCGCCAACGCAATCGGCAACGCCCTCGGCAAATCACCCAACGCCACCGCCTCGCACCTGCCCTCTTCGGCGGCACGGCGGCGTCGGACGAAGTCCGTAAAAACGGCGGTCCCCGCGATCGCCGCGGCTGCTCCGGCTACAGAGGACGCGGCTGCGAAAGACACTCTGAGCGTCCGCAACCTCGCTGTCGGCGTGGACAACGGCCCCCGCCTGGTAACGGACGTCTCCTTCGACGTCGAACCGGGCACCGTCCTGGGCCTGGTGGGCGAATCCGGCTGCGGCAAGACCATGACGGCGCTGTCCCTCCTGGGACTGCTGCCCTCCGGGGTTTCCGTGACCGGCGGGCAGATCCGCTGGAACGGCAAAAACCTGGCCGCGGCCAGCGATAGGGAAATGGAAGGCATCCGCGGACGGGAAATTGCCCTTATTTCGCAGGAACCCATGCGCGCCCTGGACCCTATGTTTACCGTGGGCTACCAGCTCACAGCCGCCGTCCGGCGACTCCGCAGGAGGGGCAGGGCCGAAGCGAAGGCCGAGGCCCTGAGCCTGCTCGAAAAAGTGGGCATCGTGGACGCGGCGCGCATCCTGAATACCTACCCCCACCAAATCAGCGGCGGCATGGCCCAGCGCGTGGCCATCGCGCTGGCGCTCTCCGGCCGACCCCGCCTGCTAGTGGCAGACGAACCCACCACCGCACTGGACGTCACCGTGCAGGCCGAGATCCTTTCCCTCCTGCGCAGCCTGGTGAAGGACACCGGAATGTCCGTTGTGATGGTCACCCACGATCTCGGCGTCGTGGCCGACCTTTGCGACCAGGTGGCCGTCATGTACGCAGGCCAGGTGGTGGAAAGCGGCCGGACGAACAGCATCCTGGACAACCCGCGCCACCCCTACACCCTGGCCCTGCTGGCTGCGGATCCGCATGCCAACGACGCCTCGGATATGCCCGAGCGGCTTGCCACCATCAACGGGCAGGTGCCCCAGCCCCAGGACTGGCCCAGCACGTGCCGCTTCGCCGCCCGCTGCCAGTTCGCCGGCTCCGCCTGCCTGGTCCCCATCCCGCTGCTGCCGTCCGGAACCGGCGACGGCGTGGTGCGCTGTGTCAAAGCGGACGAACTGGCCGTTGAAGGACTGGACTGGGTCGCCACGGACGTACCCAGCCACCACGTTCTGAATCTGGTGGACGCCCGGACCGGTGACACCGGAACGGCTGCCGCCGGAACCGTTGAACTTGAACCCAGGACTGTTGAAAAGGATCACGCATGA
- a CDS encoding oligopeptide/dipeptide ABC transporter ATP-binding protein codes for MSTATSVRPESPRPASAQPLLDVKDLVVRYGRGRKAAAAPAAVDGVSFSIAPGETVGLVGESGSGKSTIGKAILGLQKVSGGSISYQGTDITSAAASQRRALGGELRAVFQDPNSSLNPRNTVGSSLAEPLRLRGVRPAEARQRAADMLERVGLPRDAVDRYPSQFSGGQRQRISVARALICDPNLVVCDEAVSALDLSTQAQVLNLLADLRDERGLGYLFIAHDIAVVQFLAQRVVVLYRGQVMESGPAAAVTENPKHPFTQALVAASPVPRPAEQAARRHARESLGVRTAAAATAVPGGCPFSQRCPLATDLCRTQRPALRLVGASEVACHHAS; via the coding sequence ATGAGCACCGCAACCTCGGTCCGCCCCGAATCCCCGCGGCCCGCCTCCGCCCAGCCGTTGCTCGACGTCAAGGACCTCGTGGTCCGCTACGGACGCGGCCGGAAGGCGGCAGCCGCGCCGGCCGCCGTCGACGGCGTGAGCTTCAGCATCGCCCCGGGGGAAACCGTGGGACTTGTTGGTGAATCAGGCTCGGGCAAGTCGACCATCGGCAAAGCCATCCTGGGACTGCAAAAGGTCTCCGGCGGGTCCATCAGCTACCAGGGCACGGACATCACCTCTGCTGCTGCCTCCCAGCGAAGGGCCCTCGGCGGGGAACTGCGCGCCGTCTTCCAGGACCCCAACTCCTCCCTGAATCCGCGGAACACAGTGGGCTCCTCGCTGGCAGAACCGCTCCGGCTCCGCGGCGTGAGGCCCGCCGAGGCCAGGCAGCGCGCAGCGGACATGCTGGAACGTGTGGGGTTGCCCCGCGACGCCGTGGACCGGTACCCCAGCCAGTTCTCCGGCGGCCAGCGGCAGCGCATCTCCGTGGCACGTGCCCTCATCTGCGACCCCAACCTGGTGGTCTGCGACGAAGCCGTGAGCGCGCTGGACCTTTCCACCCAGGCCCAGGTGCTGAACCTGTTGGCCGACCTGCGCGACGAACGCGGCCTGGGCTACCTGTTCATCGCCCACGACATCGCCGTGGTGCAGTTCCTGGCCCAGCGCGTCGTGGTCCTCTACCGCGGGCAGGTGATGGAAAGCGGACCCGCCGCCGCCGTCACCGAGAATCCCAAGCACCCGTTCACACAGGCCCTCGTGGCAGCGTCCCCGGTGCCGCGGCCCGCCGAGCAGGCCGCCCGCCGGCATGCCCGCGAGTCCCTCGGCGTTCGGACTGCTGCCGCCGCAACGGCAGTGCCGGGCGGCTGCCCCTTCAGCCAGCGCTGCCCGCTCGCCACCGACCTGTGCCGGACGCAACGCCCCGCGCTCCGGCTGGTGGGGGCCTCCGAGGTCGCCTGCCACCACGCGTCCTAA